Proteins encoded within one genomic window of Brassica rapa cultivar Chiifu-401-42 chromosome A09, CAAS_Brap_v3.01, whole genome shotgun sequence:
- the LOC103839395 gene encoding protein SPIRAL1: MGRGNSCGGGQSSLNYLFGGGGDAPPPKPAPAPSAEPTNTAAAPAQAPVAVTATALTTATTSVEPAEVNKQIPAGIKTPVNNYARAEGQNTGNFLTDRPSTKVHAAPGGGSSLDYLFTGGK, translated from the exons ATGGGTCGTGGAAACAGCTGTGGTGGAGGTCAAAGCTCACTCAATTATCtctttggtggtggtggtgatgctcctcctcctaaaCCCGCTCCAGCTCCTTCTGCTGAACCAACCAACACTGCTGCTGCACCAGCACAAGCACCTGTAGCTGTGACTGCAACTGCTCTCACCACCGCTACTACCAGCGTTGAGCCTGCAGAGGTCAACAAGCAGATCCCTGCTGGTATCAAAACTCCTGTTAACAACTATGCTCGAGCTGAAGGGCAAAACACCGGAAACTTCCTCACT GACCGTCCTTCGACCAAAGTCCATGCAGCTCCTGGAGGTGGATCATCCTTGGATTATCTTTTCACTGGTGGCAAGTAa
- the LOC103839398 gene encoding asparagine synthetase domain-containing protein 1 isoform X2 encodes MSLINPADTYMGLNIGTALWLAGRGDGWIHEESEYQGVEENSQRIRYKSEARVLLIGAGADEQCAGYGRHRTKYRNGSWVALDQEMKLDMQRIWKRNLGRDDRCIADNGKERRDSHSWMKT; translated from the exons ATGTCACTCATAAATCCTGCGGACACTTACATG GGTCTTAACATTGGAACAGCACTTTGGCTTGCTGGTCGCGGTGATGGTTGGATTCACGAAGAAAGTGAATATCAAGGAGTAGAAGAAAATAGCCAACGCATTAGATATAAGTCTGAGGCTAGAGTTCTGCTTATTGGCGCTGGTGCTGATGAACAATGTGCTGGTTATGGTAGGCACAGAACAAAATATAGAAACgggag TTGGGTTGCGTTGGACCAAGAAATGAAATTGGATATGCAGAGGATTTGGAAAAGAAACTTAGGTCGAGATGATCGATGCATTGCAGATAATGGTAAAGAG AGGCGCGATTCCCATTCTTGGATGAAGACGTGA
- the LOC103839396 gene encoding cell division control protein 48 homolog B isoform X1, whose translation METQTSGCDNIVGDDTWQAEAEIGGNERALQALRELIIFPFRYPLEARTLGLKWSRGLLLYGPPGTGKTSLVRAVVQECDAHLTVLSPHSVHRAHAGESEKVLREAFAEASSHAGSDKPSVIFIDEIDVLCPKRSSRGEQGVRIASQLFTLMDSNKPSSSPPRVVVVASTNRLDAIDPALRRAGRFDTLVEVSTPNEEDRLKILQLYTKKVSLDPSLDLQAIATSCNGYVGADLEALCREATISASKRSTDSLILTSQDFKVAKSVVGPSITRGITVEIPKVTWDDVGGLKDLKKKLQQAVEWPIKHSAAFTKMGISPMRGILLHGPPGCSKTTLAKAAANAAQASFFSLSCAELFSMYVGEGEALLRNTFQRARLASPSIIFFDEADVVACKRGDEGSSNSSTVGERLLSTLLTEMDGLEEAKGILVLAATNRPYAIDAALMRPGRFDLVLYVPPPDLEARLEILQVHTRSMKLGDDVDLRKIAEETDLFTGAELEGLCRESGTVSLRENIAASGVFNRHFLTAKKSLKPALTVEEVETYASFRKSKSSDSRTVPVEKKKVNHSNVLGLGLSWKVGVLSLMLVAAGNFYVKQTKHVELAAAT comes from the exons ATGGAGACCCAAACCAGTGGCTGCGATAACATCGTCGGCGATGATACATGGCAAGCCGAAGCAGAGATCGGCGGCAACGAGAGGGCTTTGCAAGCGCTTCGAGAACTCATCATCTTCCCTTTTCGCTACCCTCTCGAAGCAAGAACTCTTGGCCTCAAA TGGTCTAGAGGGTTGCTCCTATACGGCCCTCCTGGTACCGGAAAG ACAAGTTTGGTCCGTGCTGTTGTCCAGGAATGTGATGCGCATTTGACTGTTTTAAG CCCTCACTCTGTACACCGAGCTCATGCTGGAGAAAGCGAGAAAGTCTTAAGGGAAGCTTTTGCTGAGGCTTCTTCCCACGCTGGTTCAGACAAGCCCTCTGTGATTTTTATCGACGAAATCGACGTTCTTTGTCCTAAGCGTAGTTCTAG AGGAGAGCAAGGTGTTCGTATTGCTTCTCAACTCTTTACACTAATGGACTCAAACAAGCCTTCTTCATCTCCGCCAAGAGTTGTTGTTGTAGCATCCACAAATAGGTTGGATGCAATTGATCCAGCGCTAAGAAGGGCGGGGCGGTTTGATACTTTAGTTGAAGTGAGCACACCTAATGAGGAGGATCGTTTAAAAATCCTGCAG CTATACACAAAGAAAGTCAGTTTAGATCCTAGTCTCGATCTGCAAGCCATAGCAACTTCTTGCAACGGTTATGTTGGAGCAGATTTGGAAGCTTTATGCCGTGAAGCAACCATATCAGCAAGCAAAAGATCCACAGATTCTCTTATCTTAACATCACAAGACTTCAAGGTTGCAAAATCTGTGGTTGGTCCAAGTATAACAAGAGGGATTACAGTTGAGATTCCTAAAGTGACATGGGACGACGTTGGTGGTCTCAAAGACTTAAAG AAAAAGCTTCAGCAAGCTGTTGAATGGCCAATCAAACACTCAGCTGCGTTTACAAAAATGGGGATATCGCCGATGCGGGGAATACTTCTCCATGGTCCTCCAGGTTGCTCAAAGACAACTCTTGCTAAAGCTGCTGCAAATGCTGCTCAAGCTTCCTTCTTTTCCTTGAGCTGTGCGGAGCTGTTCTCTATGTATGTTGGAGAAGGTGAAGCCTTATTGAGGAACACGTTTCAAAGAGCTAGACTTGCTTCTCCTAGTATAATATTCTTTGATGAAGCTGATGTTGTCGCATGTAAAAG AGGTGATGAGGGCTCAAGCAATAGTTCTACAGTTGGAGAAAGACTTCTATCGACACTCTTAACCGAAATGGATGGTCTTGAAGAAGCAAAG GGAATTCTTGTCTTGGCTGCTACAAACCGCCCCTATGCAATAGATGCAGCTCTAATGCGACCTGGTCGGTTCGATCTC GTGCTGTACGTGCCACCGCCTGATTTAGAAGCTCGGTTAGAGATACTGCAAGTGCATACACGCAGCATGAAACTAGGGGACGATGTTGACCTCAGAAAAATCGCTGAGGAGACGGATCTTTTTACAGGTGCGGAGCTGGAGGGTCTATGCAGAGAAAGTGGAACTGTCTCGCTTAGAGAAAACATTGCAGCGAGCGGTGTCTTCAACCGCCATTTCTTAACCGCAAAGAAGTCGCTTAAACCTGCGTTGACGGTTGAAGAAGTTGAGACTTATGCATCATTCAGGAAGTCAAAGAGTTCGGATTCAAGAACGGTTCCGGTTGAGAAAAAGAAAGTGAATCATTCCAATGTTTTGGGGTTAGGGTTGTCATGGAAGGTTGGTGTGTTGAGCTTAATGTTGGTTGCTGCTGGAAATTTTTACGTGAAGCAGACTAAACATGTTGAACTAGCTGCTGCTACATGA
- the LOC103839396 gene encoding cell division control protein 48 homolog B isoform X2, which produces METQTSGCDNIVGDDTWQAEAEIGGNERALQALRELIIFPFRYPLEARTLGLKWSRGLLLYGPPGTGKTSLVRAVVQECDAHLTVLSPHSVHRAHAGESEKVLREAFAEASSHAGSDKPSVIFIDEIDVLCPKRSSRGEQGVRIASQLFTLMDSNKPSSSPPRVVVVASTNRLDAIDPALRRAGRFDTLVEVSTPNEEDRLKILQLYTKKVSLDPSLDLQAIATSCNGYVGADLEALCREATISASKRSTDSLILTSQDFKVAKSVVGPSITRGITVEIPKVTWDDVGGLKDLKKKLQQAVEWPIKHSAAFTKMGISPMRGILLHGPPGCSKTTLAKAAANAAQASFFSLSCAELFSMYVGEGEALLRNTFQRARLASPSIIFFDEADVVACKRGDEGSSNSSTVGERLLSTLLTEMDGLEEAKGILVLAATNRPYAIDAALMRPGRFDLKLG; this is translated from the exons ATGGAGACCCAAACCAGTGGCTGCGATAACATCGTCGGCGATGATACATGGCAAGCCGAAGCAGAGATCGGCGGCAACGAGAGGGCTTTGCAAGCGCTTCGAGAACTCATCATCTTCCCTTTTCGCTACCCTCTCGAAGCAAGAACTCTTGGCCTCAAA TGGTCTAGAGGGTTGCTCCTATACGGCCCTCCTGGTACCGGAAAG ACAAGTTTGGTCCGTGCTGTTGTCCAGGAATGTGATGCGCATTTGACTGTTTTAAG CCCTCACTCTGTACACCGAGCTCATGCTGGAGAAAGCGAGAAAGTCTTAAGGGAAGCTTTTGCTGAGGCTTCTTCCCACGCTGGTTCAGACAAGCCCTCTGTGATTTTTATCGACGAAATCGACGTTCTTTGTCCTAAGCGTAGTTCTAG AGGAGAGCAAGGTGTTCGTATTGCTTCTCAACTCTTTACACTAATGGACTCAAACAAGCCTTCTTCATCTCCGCCAAGAGTTGTTGTTGTAGCATCCACAAATAGGTTGGATGCAATTGATCCAGCGCTAAGAAGGGCGGGGCGGTTTGATACTTTAGTTGAAGTGAGCACACCTAATGAGGAGGATCGTTTAAAAATCCTGCAG CTATACACAAAGAAAGTCAGTTTAGATCCTAGTCTCGATCTGCAAGCCATAGCAACTTCTTGCAACGGTTATGTTGGAGCAGATTTGGAAGCTTTATGCCGTGAAGCAACCATATCAGCAAGCAAAAGATCCACAGATTCTCTTATCTTAACATCACAAGACTTCAAGGTTGCAAAATCTGTGGTTGGTCCAAGTATAACAAGAGGGATTACAGTTGAGATTCCTAAAGTGACATGGGACGACGTTGGTGGTCTCAAAGACTTAAAG AAAAAGCTTCAGCAAGCTGTTGAATGGCCAATCAAACACTCAGCTGCGTTTACAAAAATGGGGATATCGCCGATGCGGGGAATACTTCTCCATGGTCCTCCAGGTTGCTCAAAGACAACTCTTGCTAAAGCTGCTGCAAATGCTGCTCAAGCTTCCTTCTTTTCCTTGAGCTGTGCGGAGCTGTTCTCTATGTATGTTGGAGAAGGTGAAGCCTTATTGAGGAACACGTTTCAAAGAGCTAGACTTGCTTCTCCTAGTATAATATTCTTTGATGAAGCTGATGTTGTCGCATGTAAAAG AGGTGATGAGGGCTCAAGCAATAGTTCTACAGTTGGAGAAAGACTTCTATCGACACTCTTAACCGAAATGGATGGTCTTGAAGAAGCAAAG GGAATTCTTGTCTTGGCTGCTACAAACCGCCCCTATGCAATAGATGCAGCTCTAATGCGACCTGGTCGGTTCGATCTC AAGCTCGGTTAG
- the LOC103839398 gene encoding asparagine synthetase domain-containing protein 1 isoform X3, with the protein MSLINPADTYMGLNIGTALWLAGRGDGWIHEESEYQGVEENSQRIRYKSEARVLLIGAGADEQCAGYGRHRTKYRNGSWVALDQEMKLDMQRIWKRNLGRDDRCIADNGKECRGAIPILG; encoded by the exons ATGTCACTCATAAATCCTGCGGACACTTACATG GGTCTTAACATTGGAACAGCACTTTGGCTTGCTGGTCGCGGTGATGGTTGGATTCACGAAGAAAGTGAATATCAAGGAGTAGAAGAAAATAGCCAACGCATTAGATATAAGTCTGAGGCTAGAGTTCTGCTTATTGGCGCTGGTGCTGATGAACAATGTGCTGGTTATGGTAGGCACAGAACAAAATATAGAAACgggag TTGGGTTGCGTTGGACCAAGAAATGAAATTGGATATGCAGAGGATTTGGAAAAGAAACTTAGGTCGAGATGATCGATGCATTGCAGATAATGGTAAAGAG TGTAGAGGCGCGATTCCCATTCTTGGATGA
- the LOC103839398 gene encoding asparagine synthetase domain-containing protein 1 isoform X1, whose translation MSLINPADTYMGLNIGTALWLAGRGDGWIHEESEYQGVEENSQRIRYKSEARVLLIGAGADEQCAGYGRHRTKYRNGSWVALDQEMKLDMQRIWKRNLGRDDRCIADNGKEEIADLEQPSGKGDKKILRQAAKLQESNTGKE comes from the exons ATGTCACTCATAAATCCTGCGGACACTTACATG GGTCTTAACATTGGAACAGCACTTTGGCTTGCTGGTCGCGGTGATGGTTGGATTCACGAAGAAAGTGAATATCAAGGAGTAGAAGAAAATAGCCAACGCATTAGATATAAGTCTGAGGCTAGAGTTCTGCTTATTGGCGCTGGTGCTGATGAACAATGTGCTGGTTATGGTAGGCACAGAACAAAATATAGAAACgggag TTGGGTTGCGTTGGACCAAGAAATGAAATTGGATATGCAGAGGATTTGGAAAAGAAACTTAGGTCGAGATGATCGATGCATTGCAGATAATGGTAAAGAG GAAATAGCTGATCTTGAGCAACCAAGTGGAAAGGGAGACAAGAAGATTCTTAGACAG GCTGCGAAGTTGCAAGAGAGCAATACAGGTAAAGAATAG
- the LOC103839397 gene encoding gamma-interferon-responsive lysosomal thiol protein: MRSSSSNKCVLFPCLFFACILFTISEKLVAGESDKVKLNLYYESLCPGCQVFIVNYLVKIFDSDLHTVTDLKLVPFGNAKVSDNLTVTCQHGEEECRLNAIEACAIRTWPDSKKHYSFIRCVENDTTKWESCLKNSRSEKAINDCYNSDLPKTLILGYANMTLNLKPQHKYVPWVTLNSKPLNAQSPDDFVAQICKAYKGKAALPKLCKSSAFSKSLESKVLKLQVSYADEARK, from the exons ATGCGTTCGTCTTCTTCAAACAAGTGTGTGTTGTTCCCATGTCTCTTCTTTGCTTGCATTCTTTTCACAATTTCagagaaactcgtagctggggAATCCGACAAAGTGAAGCTCAATCTTTACTACGAATCACTCTGTCCCGGATGTCAGGTTTTTATCGTCAACTATCTGGTCAAAATCTTTGACTCTGATCTCCACACAGTCACCGACCTCAAGCTGGTTCCATTTGGTAACGCCAAAGTATCCGATAATCTGACCGTTACTTGCCAG CATGGTGAAGAGGAATGCAGACTAAACGCCATTGAAGCTTGCGCCATAAGAACTTGGCCCGATTCG AAAAAGCACTACTCGTTCATAAGGTGCGTTGAAAACGACACGACAAAGTGGGAATCATGTTTAAAGAACTCTAGGAGTGAAAAGGCCATCAATGATTGTTACAACAGTGATCTCCCTAAAACG CTCATACTTGGGTATGCAAACATGACTTTGAATTTGAAACCGCAACATAAATACGTACCATGGGTTACACTCAACAGCAAACCACTC AACGCACAAAGTCCTGATGATTTTGTTGCCCAAATTTGCAAAGCGTACAAAGGAAAGGCTGCTCTCCCAAAACTCTGCAAGTCCTCTGCATTCTCTAAGTCGCTTGAGAGCAAAGTGCTGAAGCTTCAAGTCTCATATGCTGATGAAGCTAGGAAGTAA